In Massilia violaceinigra, one DNA window encodes the following:
- the rpoD gene encoding RNA polymerase sigma factor RpoD: MKNTAKTLTLTATKAPRKSSAQLAVPKTATSYFLETEAAAKVTVVKKGSRLAAVMAAADPVEQVEVGVPAETMQDVAQDAVSYAAESESESAPEDGAAVPVVVRKRSKLAARPDLAAEVHADLVPGMKVAPKARTAVKKMDPEPTMIQTAGQAVSQTTDAAALAAIDTSGYLLPSVKVPGRRGRKPSEFTPENDEVAALNAVERAELKAVSKAKERKAKGGVNGMLAADPKASEADMERRRQQIKNLINMGKERGYLTYAEINDQLPENIIDPEAVEGIIATFNDMGIAVYERAPDAEMMLLTDTVATATSDDEVEAAAATALSTVDSDFGRTTDPVRMYMREMGAVALLTREGEIEIAKRIEGGLKDMVQAISACPTTIAEIIALSHKIANDDLKVDEVVDGFVDHNESSAPAAPVVHAAPSEDDEEEEEEVEEEDGDANGGAAGFSAEQLVQLRKNALDKFKIIEVEFDKMAKAFEKDGYGTKNYVKAQEVISNELLGIRFTAKVVEKLCDTLRGQMDEVRHIEKAVLAICVDRCGMPRAHFIKVFPGNETDLAWVDREVDCAYPYSVVLSRNVPAIKELQQRMIDLQARVALPLADLRKINKQMAAGEKRARHAKREMTVANLRLVISIAKKYINRGLQFLDLIQEGNIGLLKAVDKFEYRRGYKFSTYATWWIRQAITRSIADMARTIRVPVHMIETINKMNRISRQIMQETGSEPDLATLALKMEMPENKVREIMKIAKEPISMETPMGEDGDSQLGDFIEDNATLAPLDAALHASMRNVIKEVLDSLTPREAKVLRMRYGVEMSNDHTLEEVGKQFDVTRERIRQIEAKAMSKLRQPSRSDKLKSFLHNH, from the coding sequence ATGAAGAACACCGCTAAGACCTTAACCCTGACCGCCACCAAAGCGCCGCGTAAAAGCAGCGCCCAGCTGGCTGTGCCGAAAACCGCGACCTCCTACTTCCTCGAAACGGAAGCGGCGGCCAAGGTGACGGTGGTCAAGAAGGGTTCGCGCCTGGCCGCGGTGATGGCTGCCGCCGATCCGGTCGAGCAGGTCGAAGTGGGCGTGCCCGCCGAGACCATGCAGGACGTAGCCCAGGACGCAGTATCGTACGCCGCCGAATCTGAATCCGAATCCGCGCCCGAGGACGGCGCCGCCGTGCCGGTGGTGGTGCGCAAGCGCTCCAAGCTGGCCGCGCGTCCGGACCTGGCCGCCGAAGTCCACGCCGACCTGGTGCCGGGCATGAAAGTGGCGCCGAAAGCGCGCACCGCCGTCAAGAAGATGGATCCGGAACCGACCATGATCCAGACCGCCGGCCAGGCCGTCAGCCAGACCACCGACGCCGCCGCGCTGGCCGCGATCGACACGTCCGGCTACCTGCTGCCATCGGTCAAGGTCCCGGGCCGCCGCGGCCGTAAGCCTAGCGAATTCACGCCGGAGAACGACGAAGTCGCGGCGCTCAACGCGGTCGAACGCGCCGAGCTGAAAGCGGTTTCGAAAGCCAAGGAACGCAAGGCCAAGGGCGGCGTGAACGGCATGCTGGCCGCCGACCCGAAAGCGTCGGAAGCGGATATGGAGCGCCGCCGCCAGCAGATCAAGAACCTGATCAACATGGGCAAGGAGCGCGGCTACCTGACCTATGCGGAGATCAACGATCAACTGCCGGAAAACATCATCGATCCGGAAGCGGTCGAAGGCATCATCGCCACCTTCAACGACATGGGCATCGCTGTCTACGAGCGCGCCCCCGACGCCGAAATGATGCTGCTGACCGACACGGTCGCCACCGCCACCAGCGACGATGAAGTCGAAGCGGCTGCGGCGACGGCGCTGTCGACGGTCGATTCCGACTTCGGCCGCACCACCGACCCGGTCCGCATGTACATGCGCGAAATGGGCGCGGTGGCGCTGCTCACGCGCGAAGGCGAGATCGAAATCGCCAAGCGCATCGAGGGCGGCCTGAAAGACATGGTCCAGGCCATTTCGGCTTGCCCGACCACGATCGCCGAGATCATCGCGCTGTCGCACAAGATCGCCAACGACGACCTCAAGGTCGACGAGGTGGTGGACGGTTTCGTGGACCACAACGAAAGCTCGGCCCCGGCCGCGCCCGTGGTGCACGCCGCGCCGTCGGAAGATGACGAAGAAGAGGAAGAAGAAGTCGAGGAAGAAGACGGCGACGCCAATGGCGGCGCGGCCGGCTTCTCGGCCGAACAGCTGGTCCAGCTGCGCAAGAACGCGCTCGACAAGTTCAAGATCATCGAAGTCGAATTCGACAAGATGGCCAAGGCCTTCGAGAAGGATGGCTACGGCACCAAGAACTACGTCAAGGCGCAGGAAGTCATTTCCAACGAGCTGCTGGGCATCCGCTTCACCGCCAAGGTCGTCGAGAAGCTGTGCGACACCCTGCGCGGCCAGATGGATGAAGTGCGCCATATCGAAAAAGCCGTGCTGGCGATCTGCGTGGACCGTTGCGGCATGCCGCGCGCCCACTTCATCAAGGTCTTCCCGGGTAACGAGACGGACCTGGCATGGGTCGACCGCGAAGTCGACTGCGCCTATCCGTACAGCGTGGTGCTGAGCCGTAACGTACCGGCGATCAAGGAACTGCAACAGCGCATGATCGACCTGCAGGCACGCGTGGCGCTGCCGCTGGCTGACCTGCGCAAGATCAACAAGCAGATGGCCGCAGGCGAAAAGCGCGCGCGCCACGCCAAGCGCGAGATGACGGTTGCCAACTTGCGTCTGGTGATTTCGATCGCCAAGAAGTACATCAACCGCGGTCTGCAATTCCTCGATCTGATCCAGGAAGGCAATATCGGTTTGTTGAAGGCGGTCGACAAGTTCGAGTACCGTCGCGGCTACAAGTTCTCCACGTATGCCACGTGGTGGATTCGCCAGGCCATCACGCGTTCGATCGCCGACATGGCGCGCACCATCCGCGTGCCGGTGCACATGATCGAGACGATCAACAAGATGAACCGCATTTCGCGTCAGATCATGCAGGAAACGGGCAGCGAGCCGGACCTGGCGACCCTGGCCTTGAAGATGGAAATGCCGGAGAACAAGGTTCGCGAGATCATGAAGATCGCGAAAGAGCCGATTTCGATGGAAACGCCGATGGGCGAGGATGGCGATTCGCAGCTGGGCGACTTCATCGAAGACAATGCGACCCTGGCGCCGCTGGATGCCGCGTTGCATGCATCGATGCGCAATGTGATCAAGGAAGTGCTCGATTCGCTGACCCCGCGCGAAGCCAAAGTGTTGCGTATGCGCTACGGTGTTGAAATGTCGAACGACCACACGCTGGAAGAAGTGGGTAAGCAGTTCGACGTGACGCGCGAGCGGATTCGCCAGATCGAAGCGAAGGCCATGAGCAAGCTGCGCCAGCCATCGCGTTCGGACAAGCTCAAGAGCTTCCTGCACAACCATTAA
- a CDS encoding ProQ/FINO family protein, translating to MNTTSLAAESADVPVTAPAPAPAMTAPAPAVAAPAPAPAQSARSLLKQLQQQFPAFRDCLPLAIGIDKQLLARVPGLDRKTMRAALGIHTGSLRYLRAMEKATVRYDLDGVAGAEVTDIHRTHAKETLQQRFKKEAERKKAERDAAQADEANRLRQEKLLQLASKFSRNG from the coding sequence ATGAATACAACTAGTCTTGCCGCCGAGTCCGCGGACGTTCCCGTCACAGCGCCAGCTCCAGCACCCGCGATGACCGCTCCAGCACCTGCGGTCGCCGCGCCAGCTCCGGCACCCGCGCAAAGCGCGCGCTCCCTGCTCAAGCAATTGCAACAACAGTTTCCTGCTTTCCGCGACTGCCTGCCCCTGGCCATCGGCATCGACAAGCAGCTTCTGGCGCGCGTTCCCGGCCTGGACCGCAAGACCATGCGCGCCGCGCTGGGCATCCACACGGGTTCCCTGCGCTACCTGCGCGCGATGGAAAAAGCCACGGTGCGCTACGACCTCGACGGCGTGGCAGGTGCGGAAGTGACCGACATCCACCGCACCCACGCCAAGGAAACCCTGCAGCAGCGCTTCAAGAAAGAAGCCGAGCGCAAGAAGGCCGAACGCGACGCCGCGCAAGCGGACGAAGCGAACCGCCTGCGCCAGGAAAAGCTGCTCCAGCTCGCCTCCAAGTTCTCGCGCAACGGTTGA
- a CDS encoding 3'-5' exonuclease, with amino-acid sequence MTTDPEALLPPYDGIKLADVRMVKSDQDAAEALAALSSTDVLGFDTESKPTFLKGEQSTGPHLVQLATDEVAYLFQIGAKPSVEVLKAVLESKTILKVGFGLKDDLLRLQSKLGIDTHNVLDLSNALRKGERNTLGAKTAVARFFGQKLQKSKKITTTNWSLPRLSDKQILYAADDAHVALRVYRRWRSDQAAAKAAL; translated from the coding sequence ATGACGACCGATCCGGAAGCGCTGCTGCCGCCTTACGACGGCATCAAGCTGGCCGACGTGCGCATGGTCAAGTCCGACCAGGATGCGGCCGAAGCGCTGGCGGCGCTCTCCTCCACGGACGTGCTCGGCTTCGATACCGAATCGAAGCCGACCTTCTTGAAGGGTGAACAGTCGACCGGCCCGCACCTGGTGCAGCTGGCGACCGACGAGGTCGCTTATCTGTTCCAGATCGGCGCCAAGCCGTCCGTTGAGGTGCTCAAGGCCGTGCTCGAATCGAAGACAATCCTCAAGGTCGGTTTCGGCCTGAAGGATGACCTGCTGCGCCTGCAAAGCAAGCTCGGCATCGACACCCATAATGTGCTCGACCTGTCGAACGCGCTGCGCAAGGGCGAACGCAATACCTTGGGTGCCAAGACCGCGGTCGCGCGCTTCTTCGGCCAGAAGCTGCAGAAATCCAAGAAGATCACCACCACCAACTGGTCCCTGCCGCGCCTGAGCGACAAGCAGATCCTGTATGCGGCCGACGACGCGCACGTGGCGTTGCGCGTGTACCGGCGCTGGCGTTCCGACCAGGCAGCGGCCAAGGCCGCGCTGTAA